In Pedobacter sp. W3I1, one DNA window encodes the following:
- a CDS encoding L-histidine N(alpha)-methyltransferase gives MTTTTIETTTDNKTQFLQETLTGLQSEPKFMLSKYFYDATGDRIFQQIMEMEEYYLTNAEMEILQYQANQISQAISADGTTFDLIELGAGDATKSIHLLKSLLDSQLEFSYFPIDISAHVISDLEENLPKKLPGLDMKGLNGDYFDMLKRATEQSNRRKVVLFMGANIGNMSIADAEKFCSSLKRLLSPKDLLIIGFDLKKNPQQILAAYNDKGGITRSFNLNLLQRINKELNGNFDLNNFEHYASYDPASGACKSYLISLKKQIVNIGPNAIHFAENEYVFMEISQKYSLNDIDQLAEKTGFKPLQRFFDQHQYFVDAIWKVD, from the coding sequence ATGACCACCACCACTATCGAAACGACAACAGACAACAAAACACAATTCCTCCAGGAAACCTTAACGGGCTTACAATCCGAACCAAAATTTATGCTTTCTAAGTATTTTTACGATGCTACAGGAGACCGTATTTTTCAGCAGATTATGGAAATGGAGGAATATTATTTAACCAATGCAGAAATGGAAATCCTGCAATATCAGGCCAACCAGATTTCTCAGGCAATATCTGCCGATGGAACCACTTTTGATTTAATCGAACTTGGTGCCGGCGATGCCACAAAATCTATTCATTTATTAAAATCACTATTGGATAGTCAGCTGGAATTTAGTTATTTTCCGATTGATATTTCTGCTCACGTAATTTCTGATCTGGAAGAAAATTTGCCTAAAAAACTTCCCGGACTGGATATGAAAGGTTTAAATGGCGATTATTTTGATATGCTTAAAAGGGCTACAGAACAATCTAACCGTAGAAAAGTGGTGCTTTTTATGGGGGCAAATATCGGAAACATGAGTATAGCTGATGCCGAAAAATTCTGCTCATCATTAAAAAGGCTGCTTTCACCTAAGGATTTGTTGATCATTGGATTCGACCTGAAAAAAAATCCACAACAGATTCTTGCTGCATATAATGATAAAGGTGGAATTACCAGGTCATTTAACCTTAATTTGCTTCAGCGCATCAATAAAGAGTTAAATGGCAATTTCGATCTGAACAATTTTGAGCATTATGCCAGTTACGATCCTGCATCTGGAGCCTGTAAAAGTTATCTCATCAGTTTAAAAAAACAGATTGTTAATATTGGTCCTAATGCCATTCATTTTGCAGAAAACGAGTATGTTTTCATGGAAATTTCACAAAAATATTCGCTTAATGATATCGACCAGCTTGCAGAAAAAACCGGATTTAAACCGCTTCAGCGTTTCTTCGATCAACATCAATATTTTGTAGATGCCATTTGGAAGGTAGACTAG